A window from Pseudomonadota bacterium encodes these proteins:
- a CDS encoding asparagine synthase-related protein: MSDTPRILYQSAKFGESSPYLVAHSANIVESFPDAVSALSTRRLDTAAIVSLLNFNYVVGDRTLIKGLSRFPWHSTLTEEGRIERGPPFAHGSTVLSEAAIADVFEDIMGEYVTEIASRHATLWLTLSGGYDSRVIAGLLQKYAKGNEIRVLNWGHPESRDVCYARDIAGHYGWSFTLVPYDPDKNLDSVYYAVEHAGAEMSPLDYNPLEVDPALLSQLQPDHAILFAHYGDGMGRASYSHRHVTERAPFRVGNPYFLYNVNTLPQQARIVSDDRALAWSTDQSPPGTIAVNELDMNENYLRRMLTKRFAHCHKYDPFCYPPLAEFVYSLDVVNRTDDVYRHLLKNLDPFLHDYPWARTGVSFSGRVDESGALFRQHSKQRDYLKLREMFADLLFDGALCQQGVINASALRSVMSLWPKDLTLSTVVAKLAAIEILVQRYDVEVESETSTPWSRLQNTLGSRAYGTAKRMRQWLR, translated from the coding sequence ATGTCCGATACCCCTCGAATCCTCTATCAAAGCGCCAAATTCGGTGAATCGTCTCCCTATCTGGTCGCGCATAGCGCAAACATTGTCGAGTCGTTTCCGGATGCGGTGAGCGCCCTGTCCACACGACGACTCGACACGGCGGCCATCGTTTCATTACTGAATTTCAATTATGTCGTGGGTGATCGCACTTTGATCAAGGGCCTAAGCCGCTTTCCATGGCATTCGACCTTGACAGAGGAGGGTCGAATTGAGCGCGGACCGCCGTTCGCGCATGGCTCGACAGTTTTATCTGAAGCGGCAATCGCCGATGTGTTTGAAGACATTATGGGCGAATACGTCACCGAGATCGCATCGAGACACGCCACGCTGTGGCTGACGCTTTCCGGCGGATACGACAGTCGGGTCATTGCCGGCCTGCTGCAAAAATACGCCAAAGGTAACGAAATTCGCGTGCTCAACTGGGGACACCCCGAAAGCCGCGATGTGTGTTACGCACGAGATATCGCCGGTCACTACGGATGGTCGTTTACTTTAGTCCCGTATGATCCGGATAAGAATCTCGACTCGGTGTACTACGCGGTGGAGCATGCGGGGGCTGAAATGTCTCCGCTGGATTATAATCCGCTCGAGGTCGATCCTGCGTTACTGAGTCAATTGCAACCCGATCATGCCATCTTATTTGCGCATTATGGTGACGGCATGGGGCGTGCGTCTTACTCGCACCGGCATGTTACGGAACGCGCACCGTTTCGAGTGGGTAATCCCTATTTCCTATACAACGTCAACACGCTGCCGCAGCAGGCGCGGATCGTTAGCGATGACCGGGCGTTGGCGTGGTCCACGGATCAGAGTCCGCCAGGGACGATTGCGGTGAACGAGCTCGATATGAACGAAAACTATCTTCGTCGCATGCTCACCAAGCGCTTTGCGCATTGCCATAAATACGATCCGTTTTGCTACCCGCCACTGGCGGAGTTTGTGTACTCACTGGATGTGGTCAATCGTACCGATGATGTTTATCGACATTTGCTTAAAAATCTGGACCCGTTTTTACATGACTATCCATGGGCGCGCACTGGCGTGTCGTTCAGTGGTCGGGTTGACGAATCGGGCGCTTTATTTCGTCAACACAGCAAGCAGCGCGACTATCTTAAGCTGCGCGAGATGTTCGCGGATTTGCTGTTTGATGGCGCCTTGTGCCAGCAGGGCGTGATCAATGCGAGCGCCCTGCGTTCAGTGATGAGTCTCTGGCCAAAGGACTTGACGCTGTCGACCGTGGTCGCCAAGCTGGCGGCGATTGAGATTCTTGTGCAGCGCTATGATGTGGAGGTTGAGAGCGAGACAAGTACCCCTTGGTCGCGACTTCAAAATACACTGGGATCACGCGCCTATGGCACCGCCAAACGGATGCGCCAGTGGCTGCGCTAA
- a CDS encoding EamA family transporter, translating to MNTASLYLTAVIIWGSTWLAIEYQLGVVPPEVSVFYRYLIAAAVLFGWCLFRQIPMRFDLKAHSRFALLGLMLFSLNYLLTYQGQRFITSALMSIAFSTMVWLNIINLRLFFKERTGWPVVVGATLGILGMTLMFAPAVQHLTLEDDTIIGALLGLTATYLASLGNMAAQLAQREQLPIVQSNAWGMAYGALFNGLIAWVLGREFVFDPSAQYVSSLIYLAVFGSVIAFGAYLTLLGRIGAARAGYITILSPLVAIVLSVLFEDLEITGVMLAGMMMVLAGNYYVLSKRNSQ from the coding sequence GTGAATACCGCATCGCTGTATTTGACTGCCGTCATCATCTGGGGCTCAACATGGCTTGCGATCGAGTATCAGCTCGGCGTCGTTCCACCCGAAGTCTCGGTCTTTTATCGCTATCTGATCGCGGCGGCAGTGTTATTTGGCTGGTGCTTGTTTCGACAAATCCCGATGCGTTTCGACCTCAAAGCACATTCGCGTTTCGCTCTACTGGGATTGATGTTATTCAGTCTCAATTATCTACTCACCTACCAAGGTCAACGATTCATCACGTCGGCCCTTATGTCCATCGCGTTTTCGACGATGGTCTGGCTCAACATCATTAACTTGCGATTATTCTTCAAAGAACGCACCGGCTGGCCGGTGGTGGTAGGCGCAACTCTCGGCATCCTTGGCATGACGCTAATGTTCGCGCCCGCTGTTCAACACCTCACACTCGAAGACGATACAATTATCGGCGCGTTGCTGGGCCTCACTGCCACGTATCTAGCCTCGCTTGGCAATATGGCGGCGCAGCTCGCCCAACGCGAGCAGCTGCCTATCGTGCAGTCGAACGCGTGGGGAATGGCGTATGGCGCGCTATTCAATGGACTGATTGCATGGGTATTAGGCCGCGAATTTGTATTTGATCCGTCCGCGCAGTACGTTTCGTCACTGATTTATTTAGCCGTGTTTGGCTCGGTGATTGCCTTTGGCGCTTACCTGACGCTACTGGGTCGCATTGGCGCGGCTCGTGCTGGCTACATCACCATTTTGTCGCCGTTGGTCGCGATCGTGTTGTCCGTGCTATTTGAAGATCTCGAAATCACTGGCGTGATGCTGGCGGGAATGATGATGGTGTTGGCCGGCAACTACTACGTGCTGAGTAAACGCAATTCTCAATGA
- a CDS encoding pyridoxal-dependent decarboxylase, exosortase A system-associated: MHTIRFTKHADITHFDIDGDELVVGGKRASELVAMADGLPVYVYDRKIMQAKVELLREHFPESVKLHYAIKANSHPEVVQFLAGLVDGLDVASARELTVAASTHTPRDEISFAGPGKQPEELRAAIEHDIVINCESTTELARIDRIARELDKKPLVAIRVNPDFQLQNSGMKMAGGPQQFGIDAETVPDVLSSMADMHLTFHGFHIFSGSQNLSADAIIESQNKACELAERLAHHAPAPVHMLNIGGGLGVPYFPGEQPIDVAPIGEHLHELAASMKDRLPEAQLMIELGRFFVAESGVYLCRITDKKISRDHTFLISNGGLHHHLAASGNFGQILRKNYPVCIATKMLSDNTTNASVVGPLCTPLDLLAAKMDLATCDIDDLVAVFQSGAYGYTASPHYFLSHPAPREIFL, translated from the coding sequence ATGCATACGATCCGTTTCACTAAGCACGCTGATATTACGCATTTCGACATCGACGGGGACGAACTGGTTGTTGGTGGCAAGCGGGCAAGCGAGCTGGTCGCTATGGCGGATGGCCTTCCCGTCTACGTCTACGATCGTAAAATTATGCAGGCCAAGGTCGAATTGCTTCGAGAACATTTCCCCGAGTCGGTCAAACTGCATTACGCCATCAAAGCCAATTCCCACCCAGAGGTCGTGCAATTTTTGGCGGGTCTGGTCGACGGACTGGACGTGGCTTCGGCACGTGAATTAACGGTTGCTGCCTCCACCCATACGCCACGCGACGAAATTAGCTTTGCCGGCCCTGGAAAACAGCCCGAGGAGCTACGCGCGGCAATTGAACACGACATTGTGATCAACTGCGAGAGCACCACCGAACTGGCGCGCATTGATCGCATCGCGCGCGAGCTCGACAAGAAACCACTTGTCGCCATTCGCGTCAATCCTGATTTTCAATTGCAAAACTCCGGCATGAAGATGGCTGGGGGTCCACAACAGTTTGGCATAGATGCCGAAACGGTACCGGATGTGTTATCGAGCATGGCCGACATGCACTTGACGTTTCATGGCTTTCATATTTTCAGCGGCTCTCAAAATCTAAGCGCTGATGCCATCATCGAAAGTCAAAACAAGGCTTGCGAACTGGCCGAACGGCTCGCGCATCACGCGCCAGCACCCGTACACATGCTCAACATTGGCGGCGGCCTGGGAGTGCCCTATTTCCCCGGCGAACAACCGATTGACGTCGCGCCGATTGGTGAACATCTGCATGAACTTGCCGCCTCGATGAAAGATCGATTACCGGAAGCGCAGCTGATGATCGAGCTCGGCCGATTTTTCGTGGCCGAGAGCGGCGTCTATCTGTGCCGCATTACCGACAAGAAAATCTCTCGCGATCACACATTCTTGATCAGCAATGGCGGACTCCACCATCATCTGGCGGCCAGCGGAAACTTCGGGCAAATATTGCGCAAGAATTATCCCGTCTGCATCGCTACTAAGATGTTGTCAGATAACACGACTAACGCGTCTGTCGTCGGTCCATTGTGTACGCCGCTTGACCTACTGGCTGCAAAAATGGATCTCGCCACTTGCGACATTGACGACCTGGTCGCCGTGTTTCAGTCCGGCGCCTACGGCTACACAGCCAGTCCGCATTACTTTTTGAGTCATCCCGCCCCCCGCGAAATCTTTCTGTGA
- a CDS encoding acyl-CoA ligase (AMP-forming), exosortase A system-associated — MTLCLSQLLTHGGKTSDSAPAISDRSGTLSYGELIDLVHKVSHGVIAAGARHHDRVAVYLPKQIETVATMFGTAHAGCVFVPVNPLLKPAQVQHILTDCDVRILVTSRSRAAGLKDILGNCPKLEQIVLIDEPKDLAVPQALATWQDFTGAPAVTPHRIIDTDVVSILYTSGSTGKPKGVVLSHKNMVTGAFSVSEYLENTPDDKLLAVLPFSFDYGFSQLSTAFCRGASVVLMEYLMPNDVIRKVADERITGLAGVPPLWNQLAALDWPGDVTNHLRYITNSGGAMPKVTLGALRSALPQTKPYLMYGLTEAFRSTFLPPEQIDQRPESMGKAIPNAEIMVVNDDGQLAQPGETGELVHRGSLVSLGYWNSPEKTAERFKPVPAIKDGLVMDEIAVWSGDRVRIDDEGYLFFVGRRDEMIKTSGYRVSPNEVEEALFSTGLVSEAVALGAADEQLGQAIAVVVMPAPNGAKDTAALMQALRQELANFMLPKHVLWLDEMPRNANGKIDRSGIAQSLPDLLKDAG, encoded by the coding sequence GTGACCCTGTGCCTATCCCAGCTTCTCACGCATGGAGGAAAAACCAGCGATAGTGCGCCCGCCATCAGCGACCGCAGCGGCACGCTGAGTTATGGTGAACTGATCGATCTTGTACACAAGGTCTCGCACGGCGTGATCGCGGCCGGCGCCCGACATCACGACCGTGTCGCGGTATATCTGCCCAAGCAAATTGAGACGGTGGCGACCATGTTCGGCACGGCCCATGCGGGCTGCGTGTTTGTCCCGGTCAATCCGCTGCTAAAACCGGCACAAGTGCAGCACATTCTCACCGACTGCGATGTTCGCATCTTGGTGACCTCGCGGAGCCGCGCCGCTGGCCTCAAGGACATTCTCGGCAACTGCCCAAAGCTTGAGCAAATCGTCCTGATTGACGAGCCCAAAGACTTGGCTGTGCCTCAGGCGCTCGCCACCTGGCAAGACTTTACCGGCGCGCCAGCCGTGACGCCTCACCGAATCATCGATACCGATGTGGTATCGATCCTGTATACCTCGGGCAGCACCGGTAAACCCAAAGGCGTCGTGCTGAGTCATAAAAATATGGTGACGGGCGCGTTTAGCGTGTCGGAATACCTTGAGAACACACCTGATGACAAACTGCTGGCCGTTTTGCCTTTTAGTTTTGACTACGGATTCAGTCAGCTGTCCACCGCATTTTGCCGAGGCGCAAGCGTCGTGCTGATGGAATACTTGATGCCCAATGATGTTATTCGCAAAGTGGCCGATGAGCGCATAACGGGACTGGCGGGTGTGCCGCCTCTATGGAATCAGCTCGCGGCGCTAGACTGGCCTGGCGACGTGACAAACCACCTTCGCTATATCACCAACTCCGGCGGTGCCATGCCCAAAGTCACCTTGGGCGCGCTGCGTAGCGCATTACCGCAGACCAAACCCTATCTCATGTACGGCCTGACGGAGGCGTTCCGCTCAACCTTTCTTCCGCCTGAGCAGATTGACCAACGGCCAGAATCCATGGGCAAGGCCATTCCGAATGCCGAAATCATGGTGGTCAACGACGACGGACAACTCGCTCAACCCGGCGAAACCGGTGAACTCGTGCACCGTGGTTCGCTGGTGTCACTGGGGTATTGGAATAGTCCGGAGAAAACCGCTGAGCGCTTTAAACCGGTTCCGGCGATCAAAGACGGCCTCGTGATGGATGAGATTGCCGTGTGGTCGGGCGATCGAGTTCGCATCGATGACGAAGGCTATCTCTTTTTCGTCGGCCGACGTGATGAGATGATTAAAACCAGCGGCTATCGCGTCAGTCCAAACGAAGTGGAAGAAGCACTGTTTTCGACCGGTCTGGTCAGCGAAGCGGTGGCACTCGGGGCGGCTGACGAGCAGCTCGGCCAGGCCATCGCGGTGGTGGTTATGCCGGCGCCCAACGGCGCCAAAGACACCGCTGCCCTAATGCAAGCCTTACGCCAGGAGCTCGCTAATTTTATGCTGCCCAAACACGTGCTTTGGCTCGATGAGATGCCGCGCAACGCCAACGGCAAAATCGATCGAAGCGGTATTGCTCAATCACTGCCTGATCTGCTCAAGGACGCCGGCTAA
- the lhgO gene encoding L-2-hydroxyglutarate oxidase, giving the protein MSLTKADFVIIGGGVAGITVALEIRRRQPQASIVVFDKEHECGYHASGRNSGVLHAGFYYTADSLKARFTRDGSRKMAAYCESRGLALNRCGKLVVARQEADIPVLDTLLERGAANGVRLERMSLDEARKIEPRVKSKGDCLWSPDTVSVNPREVMAALVEDARNSHIEIVTNCAFVERQHDTLIFSDRKVQAGFVVNAAGLYADQVARQFGFSEHYTIMPFKGLYLNAGRKGTVATNIYPVPDIANPFLGVHYTVAADGQVSIGPTAIPAFWREHYQGVSRFRLGEMARIVSKQAGLFVRNDFGFRDLAIAELPKYLKSTMIRLASELAEDVEEDDFSEWGPSGIRAQLIDKRTNKLEMDFVYEGDQGSFHVLNAVSPAFTCSLSLAEYFVDQFAVQL; this is encoded by the coding sequence GTGAGTCTAACTAAGGCCGATTTTGTCATTATCGGTGGTGGCGTGGCCGGTATCACCGTCGCGCTCGAAATCCGTCGTCGTCAGCCCCAAGCCTCCATTGTCGTGTTCGATAAGGAACATGAGTGTGGCTATCACGCGAGCGGTCGCAACAGTGGTGTGCTTCACGCCGGTTTCTATTACACCGCGGACAGTCTAAAGGCCCGGTTCACACGCGACGGCAGTCGCAAAATGGCGGCCTATTGTGAATCGCGTGGGCTTGCGCTGAATCGCTGCGGCAAGCTTGTGGTCGCGCGTCAGGAGGCGGATATTCCGGTGTTGGATACGCTGCTTGAGCGAGGCGCCGCGAACGGTGTTCGCCTTGAGCGTATGTCCCTTGACGAGGCACGCAAAATCGAACCACGCGTGAAATCGAAAGGTGATTGCCTATGGTCCCCCGACACGGTTTCGGTGAACCCACGCGAGGTAATGGCGGCTCTGGTTGAAGATGCGCGCAATAGTCATATCGAGATCGTGACGAATTGCGCGTTTGTTGAGCGTCAGCACGACACGTTGATTTTTTCTGATCGCAAGGTTCAGGCTGGCTTTGTCGTGAACGCGGCTGGCCTTTATGCGGACCAGGTGGCGCGCCAGTTTGGCTTTAGCGAACATTACACAATCATGCCCTTTAAGGGGCTGTATTTGAACGCCGGTCGCAAAGGCACGGTGGCGACCAATATCTATCCCGTGCCCGATATAGCGAATCCGTTTTTGGGTGTGCATTACACCGTGGCGGCCGATGGACAGGTGAGCATTGGCCCGACCGCAATCCCCGCATTTTGGCGCGAACACTATCAAGGCGTGTCGCGATTCCGGCTGGGTGAGATGGCGCGCATCGTATCGAAGCAGGCCGGGCTATTTGTGCGTAACGACTTCGGTTTTCGCGATCTTGCCATCGCTGAACTGCCCAAGTACCTCAAGTCCACGATGATTCGGCTGGCGAGCGAATTGGCAGAAGACGTCGAGGAGGATGACTTTTCCGAGTGGGGGCCGTCTGGAATTCGAGCGCAGCTGATCGATAAGCGCACGAACAAACTGGAGATGGACTTTGTCTACGAAGGTGACCAGGGGTCGTTCCATGTGCTGAACGCCGTATCACCCGCGTTCACCTGTTCGCTTTCTCTGGCTGAGTATTTCGTCGACCAATTTGCCGTGCAGCTCTAA
- a CDS encoding sugar phosphate nucleotidyltransferase: MKVVLFCGGLGTRLREHSGTIPKPLVPIGDRPIMWHMMKFYAHYGHTDFILCLGYKGDMIKDYFLNYEPYSGADVVHKKKGEVIVPSGSDVDDWNITFVNTGLHSNIGQRLMRVKHLLEGEDMFLCNYSDQLSDVNLADYLDEFQQRDAVAGMVGVRPAQSFHSVVIDDDGDVNRIEPSSMSDFWINGGYIALRKEIFNYIEEGDELVEQPFQRLIKENKLWAYRYDGFWAAMDTFKDKITFDRMDGRGDRPWKVWDT, encoded by the coding sequence ATGAAAGTTGTTCTGTTTTGTGGCGGACTTGGCACCCGCCTCCGCGAGCATTCCGGCACGATTCCTAAACCGCTGGTGCCGATCGGTGATCGTCCGATTATGTGGCACATGATGAAATTTTATGCGCACTACGGGCACACCGATTTTATTTTGTGCCTTGGCTACAAGGGCGACATGATCAAGGACTATTTCTTGAACTATGAACCGTACTCGGGTGCGGATGTGGTTCACAAGAAAAAGGGCGAGGTGATCGTTCCCTCTGGTTCCGATGTTGATGACTGGAATATCACGTTCGTCAATACTGGACTGCATTCGAATATCGGTCAGCGATTGATGCGCGTCAAACATCTTCTCGAGGGCGAGGATATGTTCTTGTGTAACTACAGTGATCAACTGTCGGACGTGAACTTGGCCGACTATCTTGATGAGTTTCAACAGCGCGATGCCGTGGCCGGCATGGTCGGTGTACGCCCCGCGCAGTCCTTTCATAGCGTAGTGATTGATGATGACGGCGATGTAAACCGTATTGAGCCGTCCTCAATGTCGGATTTTTGGATCAACGGCGGATACATTGCACTACGAAAAGAGATCTTTAATTACATCGAGGAAGGCGATGAGCTTGTCGAACAGCCTTTTCAGCGCTTAATCAAGGAAAACAAACTCTGGGCCTATCGATATGATGGCTTTTGGGCGGCGATGGATACGTTCAAGGATAAGATCACGTTTGACCGCATGGATGGCCGGGGCGATCGACCCTGGAAAGTCTGGGATACCTGA
- a CDS encoding PIG-L deacetylase family protein: MEAFAAIDQRLQQGGGHVLCLGAHCDDIDIGAGGALLTWLNRWPDTRVTWVALTSNDERAAELRESASLFLAEAGRFEVLTQTFRNGFFPTEFNGIKAFFESLKALPNPDLILTHQRDDRHQDHRTVCDLTWNTFRNHCVLEYEIAKFDGELERPNAFVALSEDIMQRKIDILMQCYRSQLDKQWFDEDLFRGLARLRGVECASPTRFAEAFVARKLLL, translated from the coding sequence ATGGAGGCGTTTGCCGCGATCGATCAGCGATTGCAGCAGGGCGGTGGCCATGTGCTGTGTCTCGGTGCGCATTGTGACGATATTGATATCGGCGCCGGCGGCGCGCTGCTGACCTGGCTGAATCGCTGGCCCGATACACGAGTCACGTGGGTGGCGCTCACGAGTAACGATGAACGCGCTGCCGAGCTGCGCGAGTCTGCTAGCCTGTTTTTGGCCGAAGCCGGTCGCTTCGAGGTGCTGACGCAGACGTTCCGCAATGGTTTTTTTCCCACTGAATTTAACGGCATTAAAGCGTTTTTCGAATCCCTTAAGGCACTGCCCAACCCGGATCTTATACTCACCCACCAACGCGATGATCGACATCAGGATCATCGCACCGTCTGCGATCTGACGTGGAATACGTTTCGCAACCACTGTGTGCTGGAATACGAAATCGCCAAGTTCGACGGTGAGCTTGAGCGGCCTAATGCTTTCGTCGCGCTCAGCGAAGACATCATGCAGCGAAAAATCGATATTTTGATGCAATGCTATCGCTCGCAGCTTGATAAGCAGTGGTTTGATGAAGATTTGTTTCGCGGTTTGGCGCGATTGCGCGGCGTGGAGTGCGCAAGCCCAACCCGCTTTGCCGAGGCCTTTGTGGCGCGCAAGCTGTTGCTGTAG
- a CDS encoding lipopolysaccharide biosynthesis protein produces the protein MIIGVIWMVLLKIAIRGLALISLTILARLLSPEDFGVVAMAMFVYAVLDSIAWFGFDSALIQNQEADADHYNTAFTFNVLFYSAVALLLVVLAQPAAGYYREPRVEDILYVMALGAFAFGFENIGTVDFRKHMLYEKDFQFMLSKKIIAFVVTIPLAYLWRNYWALVVGVLASRIGGTLISYVLSPFRPRFTLKKAGELFAFSKWLFLNTLFFSIRTRIAEPILGRMAGPTALGHFNMGYEISNMPTTELVAPINRAVFPGYAKIKNDLSQMRQGYLKVIGIIALVALPAAAGIGVVAPLLVPVWLGEKWLDTIPLMQVLAFSGALTAIMTNAGSVFLAMGQPRKLALLGGAYVVLLVALIIPLTKEYGAVGAAWAYILTSLVINPIQYGFLFHLIELNAMRFIAVIIRPVLAMAAMYGCVHLLIQWMTSTGMGLVIQLLIAVVFGALVYGLTALFLWLAAGRPPGAEVDLIERVWPVIRRRLPGG, from the coding sequence GTGATAATTGGTGTTATCTGGATGGTGCTCCTGAAGATCGCCATTCGCGGACTGGCGCTGATCAGTCTGACCATTTTGGCGCGCCTCTTGAGCCCGGAAGACTTCGGTGTGGTGGCGATGGCGATGTTCGTCTATGCCGTGCTGGATTCCATCGCCTGGTTCGGTTTTGACAGTGCCTTGATACAGAACCAAGAAGCCGACGCCGATCATTACAACACCGCATTCACCTTTAACGTGCTGTTTTACTCTGCGGTTGCATTGCTTCTGGTCGTGCTCGCTCAACCGGCTGCTGGCTACTATCGCGAGCCGCGCGTTGAAGACATTTTGTATGTGATGGCACTCGGCGCGTTTGCCTTTGGCTTCGAGAACATTGGTACCGTCGACTTTCGCAAACACATGCTGTACGAGAAGGATTTCCAGTTCATGTTGTCGAAGAAGATCATCGCCTTTGTGGTGACGATTCCACTCGCTTATCTGTGGCGCAACTACTGGGCACTTGTGGTCGGCGTGTTGGCCAGCCGCATTGGCGGTACGCTCATCAGCTATGTGCTGTCGCCATTTCGACCTCGATTCACGCTCAAAAAAGCCGGTGAACTCTTCGCCTTTTCAAAATGGCTGTTTCTCAATACGCTGTTTTTCTCAATTCGCACACGCATCGCCGAACCCATTCTGGGACGTATGGCCGGACCAACAGCATTGGGGCATTTCAACATGGGGTATGAAATTTCAAACATGCCCACCACCGAACTCGTCGCGCCGATCAACCGAGCAGTCTTCCCCGGTTACGCTAAAATCAAAAATGATTTGTCGCAAATGCGTCAGGGCTATCTCAAGGTCATTGGCATCATTGCACTCGTGGCACTTCCAGCAGCGGCAGGAATCGGTGTTGTCGCGCCATTGCTCGTGCCGGTATGGCTGGGAGAAAAGTGGCTCGACACGATCCCACTGATGCAAGTCCTGGCCTTCTCAGGCGCGCTTACGGCCATCATGACCAACGCGGGCTCAGTGTTTCTGGCGATGGGACAACCGCGCAAACTGGCCCTGCTCGGCGGCGCCTATGTCGTGCTGCTGGTCGCACTCATTATCCCATTGACCAAAGAGTACGGCGCGGTCGGCGCGGCGTGGGCCTATATTTTGACGTCACTGGTCATCAATCCAATCCAGTACGGCTTTCTTTTTCATTTGATCGAACTGAACGCCATGCGTTTTATTGCGGTGATCATTCGACCGGTACTCGCGATGGCGGCCATGTACGGCTGTGTTCATCTGCTGATTCAATGGATGACATCCACTGGAATGGGACTGGTCATTCAACTGCTCATTGCGGTTGTCTTTGGTGCGCTTGTATACGGACTGACGGCACTGTTTCTGTGGCTCGCCGCGGGTCGGCCGCCGGGGGCAGAGGTGGATTTGATCGAGCGCGTGTGGCCGGTGATCCGACGACGACTGCCGGGCGGTTAA
- the wecB gene encoding UDP-N-acetylglucosamine 2-epimerase (non-hydrolyzing) produces the protein MEPIVVHLIAAARPNFMKVAPLYHELNSKEWCQPVIVHTGQHYDKNMSDAFFTDLRLPKPDVHLGVGSGTHAEQTGGVMIEYEKVCMASRPDWIIVAGDVNSTIACAMVGAKLWIPVIHLEAGLRSGDRKMPEEINRLLTDAIADVLWTPSPDGDEHLLSEGVHPDKITRIGNIMLDSFELMREQIESDTTRSDLGLVENGYGVVTLHRPSNVDTAPALTTLVDQIELAAARIPLVFAVHPRTRARLNEFGLSDRLASIEGLTLCEPLGYIQFMNVVTGARLVITDSGGIQEETTYLNVPCLTLRDSTERPITIEQGTNELTVVGELMNNVQRVLDNQWPTGRCPDRWDGKTAARAADDLWARHQALR, from the coding sequence ATGGAACCCATCGTTGTCCACCTCATCGCCGCGGCGCGACCAAACTTTATGAAAGTGGCCCCGCTTTACCACGAGCTCAACAGCAAAGAGTGGTGTCAGCCCGTGATCGTGCATACCGGTCAGCATTACGACAAGAATATGTCGGATGCGTTTTTCACCGATTTGCGTTTGCCTAAGCCCGACGTGCATTTGGGCGTGGGCAGCGGAACGCATGCGGAGCAAACCGGTGGCGTAATGATCGAGTATGAGAAAGTGTGTATGGCGTCTCGCCCAGACTGGATTATCGTGGCGGGAGACGTTAATTCGACCATTGCCTGCGCGATGGTGGGGGCTAAGCTCTGGATACCCGTCATTCACCTTGAAGCGGGTTTGCGCAGTGGCGATCGAAAGATGCCCGAAGAAATCAATCGGCTTCTTACCGACGCCATTGCCGATGTGCTCTGGACGCCATCGCCCGATGGCGATGAGCATTTGCTCTCTGAGGGCGTGCATCCTGACAAAATAACGCGCATTGGCAACATTATGCTCGACTCATTTGAATTGATGCGTGAGCAGATCGAGAGTGATACAACGCGCTCCGATCTCGGTCTCGTGGAAAACGGTTATGGCGTTGTCACGCTGCACCGGCCATCAAACGTCGATACCGCGCCAGCTCTTACGACGCTGGTCGATCAGATCGAGCTTGCCGCGGCCCGCATTCCGCTGGTATTCGCTGTGCATCCAAGAACGCGCGCAAGGCTGAATGAGTTTGGCCTGTCAGACAGGTTAGCTTCCATTGAGGGCCTCACATTGTGTGAACCATTGGGCTATATTCAATTTATGAACGTCGTGACGGGTGCGCGCTTAGTGATCACCGACTCGGGTGGGATTCAGGAAGAAACCACCTATCTCAACGTACCGTGTCTGACGTTGCGGGACTCCACCGAGCGCCCCATCACCATCGAACAAGGTACGAACGAGCTAACGGTTGTTGGTGAACTGATGAACAATGTGCAACGTGTTCTCGACAATCAGTGGCCAACTGGACGCTGCCCGGACCGGTGGGATGGCAAAACCGCTGCACGCGCGGCCGATGACCTATGGGCTCGCCATCAAGCGCTGCGCTAG